A window from Scheffersomyces stipitis CBS 6054 chromosome 7, complete sequence encodes these proteins:
- a CDS encoding oligopeptide transporter protein, whose translation MSSSREKGSFSKTSIEKETYLPDIADEKVVDIENVHEESSDSENELDADVAELPKVVREIVPLEDDPSTPVMTFRYFLLSFIFIIPGAFISTMNSYRTTSAAYSIFFVQIASHWVGKWLARVLPHKKVKIGRFSFNLNPGPWSIKETAMVTITASSGATGNQGTSALSLAEIYYGEKVNAAVALFYMWAIVFVGYSYAAIARNFLLYDPQFVWPQALMQTTLFQTQKRSDADSKLGSKQMKVFFAVLIGVTVWEFFPEFIFPMTSSLAFLCWVAPRNKTANFIGSGLGGMGFLNLTLDWSNITSSIMLSPYWIQVIQFLAFVVGAWILIPAAKWGNLSNFKYGLMSNSLFMSNGTSYPTSQLLTADFRLNETAYAELGKVHIGAQRAWNMFFDYASYISGIIWVVVFGYDTLGNSFKKLIASFKDRKSNKGALSINLQYTDRLNKLQSKYNEVPLYWYVVLFLASFITLLVIFATGQLFMPWWCLLVGLGFGSIIVTPLAWLYALSNFQLAIGTFNELLYGYMVQNSSVRHPAGAVTYGAIAGDAWYRAQYILQDQKIAHYMHLPPKAVFFSQIFGELIGVPINYAALRWVLSSKRDYLDGTKVDPLHQWTGQSIVSYQTNAVQYVILGPKRLFSNYPMLPYAFLMGAGAPCVFFALHKLFPNSKLKFRLWNTTVFFSTLSIFFGNVSTGYLSQFIGGTITMFWAFRYRHNLWKRYNYLLAAACDTGYNLAILLIFIFFSAAKTVSMPNWWGNNAVSIERCFALE comes from the coding sequence GATTCCGAAAACGAACTTGATGCAGATGTAGCAGAGCTTCCAAAGGTCGTTAGAGAAATTGTTCCTTTGGAAGATGATCCATCTACTCCGGTTATGACGTTTCGTTActtcttgctttctttcatttttatCATACCAGGTGCCTTCATCTCTACCATGAATTCATATCGTACAACTTCAGCTGCCTACTCCATTTtttttgttcaaattgCTTCACATTGGGTAGGAAAGTGGTTAGCAAGAGTTCTTCCCCACAAAAAGGTTAAAATTGGCAGGTTTAGTTTCAACTTAAACCCAGGTCCTTGGTCTATTAAAGAAACAGCAATGGTAACAATCACAGCAAGCAGTGGTGCTACTGGAAACCAAGGTACAAGTGCTCTCTCGTTAGCTGAAATTTACTATGGTGAGAAGGTCAATGCAGCAGTTGCACTTTTCTACATGTGGGCAATTGTCTTTGTTGGTTATTCATATGCTGCAATTGCGAGaaatttcttgttgtacGATCCTCAGTTTGTGTGGCCTCAAGCACTTATGCAAACTACTTTATTTCAAACGCAGAAGAGATCTGATGCAGATTCGAAATTAGGTTCCAAACAAATGAAGGTATTCTTTGCTGTGCTAATTGGGGTAACTGTCTGGGAATTCTTTCCGGAGTTCATTTTCCCAATGACCTCTTCGCTAGCCTTTTTATGTTGGGTAGCACCAAGAAATAAAACGGCAAATTTTATTGGATCTGGACTCGGTGGAATGGGGTTCCTTAATTTGACTTTGGATTGGTCCAATATTACTTCTTCCATCATGTTATCACCCTATTGGATTCAAGTTATCCAATTCCTTGcttttgttgttggagcTTGGATTTTAATTCCTGCTGCAAAGTGGGGAAatctttcaaatttcaagTATGGATTAATGTCAAATAGTCTTTTTATGTCTAATGGTACTTCTTATCCAACGAGTCAGCTCTTGACAGCTGATTTCAGATTAAACGAGACCGCCTATGCAGAGCTTGGAAAAGTTCACATTGGTGCTCAGAGAGCATGGAACATGTTTTTTGATTATGCTTCATACATTAGTGGTATTATATGGGTAGTGGTATTCGGCTACGATACTCTTGGAAactctttcaagaaattaattgcttctttcaaagACCGAAAATCAAATAAGGGTGCACTTTCTATTAACTTACAGTATACCGACAGATTGAATAAACTACAATCAAAATACAACGAAGTTCCGTTATACTGGTATGTTGTGCTATTTTTGGCATCTTTCATAACATTACTTGTTATTTTTGCTACTGGTCAACTCTTCATGCCGTGGTGGTGTTTATTAGTTGGGTTGGGATTTGGTTCCATTATTGTTACTCCTTTGGCTTGGTTGTATGCTCTTTCCAATTTCCAACTTGCAATAGGTACATTTAACGAACTCCTATACGGATACATGGTTCAGAATTCTTCAGTGAGGCATCCAGCTGGGGCCGTCACCTACGGCGCAATTGCAGGTGATGCTTGGTATAGAGCTCAATACATTTTGCAGGATCAAAAGATTGCCCATTACATGCACTTACCACCTAAAGCAGTGTTTTTCTCACAAATATTCGGAGAATTGATTGGTGTTCCTATAAATTATGCTGCATTGAGATGGGTCTTAAGTTCCAAGAGAGACTATCTTGATGGGACCAAAGTTGACCCATTACATCAATGGACTGGACAATCTATTGTCTCATACCAGACCAACGCAGTTCAATACGTGATTTTGGGACCTAAGAGATTATTTTCTAACTATCCAATGTTACCTTATGCTTTTCTTATGGGAGCTGGTGCACCATGTGTATTTTTTGCATTGCACAAACTTTTTCCAaactccaagttgaagttcagaCTTTGGAATACCACTGTTTTCTTCTCGACTTTGAGCATCTTCTTTGGTAATGTATCTACTGGCTATTTGTCCCAATTCATTGGAGGTACAATCACCATGTTCTGGGCATTCCGGTACAGACATAATTTATGGAAGAGATACAATTACTTGTTGGCAGCTGCCTGTGACACTGGGTACAACTTGGCTATTTTATtaatcttcatcttttttTCGGCTGCAAAAACTGTTTCAATGCCCAACTGGTGGGGCAATAATGCTGTCAGTATTGAGAGATGCTTCGCTCTAGAATAG